GGTTGTCGGGCGCGGCCTGGCAGGCGCGGGAGGCATCCTTGCGGGCGTCGGCGAAGCGCTCGAGCTCGAAGAGGGCGCCGGCGCGGAGCAGCAGCGCCTCGACCACCTCGCCGCCGGCTCCGCCGCGGCGGGCCTCGCGCAGCGCCCCGGTGGCGAGGTCGAGGGCGCGGCGGGGATCGCCGTCCTCGAGCGCCCGGGCGGCGAGCTCGAGCCGCTCGGCGGGGTCGCCGCCGCGGTCGCGCAGCCGCGGCAGGCGCACCGTCAGCCCTCGCCGAGCGGGGCGCGCACCACCACGGCCGGCGCGGGATCGAGGTGGCCGAGCGGGCCGTGCCCGGCGCCGAGACCGGGGGCGCGCAGCAGCGCCGTCCGGACGTAGGCCCGGGCGCTGGCGACGGCGTCGAGCGGCGCCGTCCCGCGGGCGAGGAACGCGGCCACCGCCGCGCTGAGGGTGCAGCCGGTGCCGTGGGTGCCGCGACCGGGCACCCGGGGGTGCTCGAGCTCCAGGCACCGGCCGGTCGCCACCTCGCAGACGACGTCGACGACCCGGGCGCCGGGAAGGTCGCCGCCGGTGACCACGGCGACCCGCGGACCCAGGGCGCAGAGCGCCCACCCCGCCTCGCGGGCCTCCGCCACGGTGCCGACCCGCCGGCCGGTGAGCGCCGCCGCCTCCGCGCGGTTGGGGGTGACCACCGTCGCCAGGGGCAGCAGCAGGGTGCGGAGCGCGTCCACCCCCGGTTCGGAGAGCAGCGCCCGCCCCGAGGTCGAGCGCATCACCGGGTCGACCACCAGGTTGACGGCGCGGTGGAGGCGAAGCCCCGCGGCGACGGCGGCGACCAGGGCGGCGTCGCCGAGCATGCCGGTCTTCCACGCCGCCGGGGCGAGGTCGGCGGCCACCGCGTCGATCTGGGCGGCGACGACGTCCGCGGGGATGAGATGGACGGCACCGACCCCGGTGGTGTTCTGCGCGGTGACCGCCGTCACCACGCTGGCGCCGTAGACCCCGCAGGCGGCGAAGGTCTTGAGGTCGGCCTGCAGACCGGCCCCGGCGGAGGGATCGCTGCCCGCCACGGTGCAGGCGACCGGCAAGCTCATGGCGAGCCGATGCTACTGGCAGACAGCGGCCTGACGCGTTGGTGACGAAGTGTCGACCGCCGGTCGGGGCGGACGCACGCCGGGGTAGAACGTGGACATGCAGGCCCGCCCCCCCGCCGCCGACGCCTCGTCCAACCAGGCGCTGCGCGCCGCGCTGCTCGCCGCCGACACCCCGGCGCGGGTGCCGGCCCAGCCCAGCGTGGAGGCGGCGACGCCGTCCACGGCCCGTGACAGCACCATGCTGCCCACCGCCCCGGAGCTGCTGGAGGCGTCCCCCAACATCCAGCGCCTCTGCGAGAGCTATCACCGCAGCTACCGCCACATGCTCGCCCGCAACCGCCGCCAGCGGCTCGGCCTGGCCGTGCTCGTCGCCGCCGTCGGCGTCGCCGCCGTGGTGCTCGCCCAGAGCCACGCCGCCACCGTCACGGTGGCCTCCAACCTGGTGATCGCGGTCGGCGTCGCCAGCGCGGCCGGCGTCGCCCTGCTGGCGCTGCTCTGGGTGCGCGACGACCGCCGCCTGCGCAACGTCCAGGGCGACCGGCTGCTCCGCGCCCTGCAGTTCAACTGCAGCCTCCACGAGGAGCGGCTGAACGCCTTCCGGCGGCTCTCCCATCCCACCGCGGCCTTCTTCGACTGCTATGCGCTCTGGCGCGAGCAGCACCCCGACTCGGTGGGTGGTCTCGCCGCGATGGTGCGCTCGGTGCGCAGCCTGGGCGGCGCCACCGGGTAACCCCGTCCGCTCACCCCGGCTACCATCTCGGGCGATGGACGCGGCGGCGCGCTTCGGCGAGGTGAACCTCATCTCCGATCCGCTCCACGGCTACATCGAGATCACGAAATCGGGCCACGGCGCGCCCGGCGAGCAGCAGCTGCTCGACAGCGGCTGGCTGCAGCGGCTGCGCCGCATCCACCAGCTCCAGTCGGCGTGGTGGGTCTTCCCCACCGCCGAGCACTCCCGCTTCTCCCACCTGCTCGGCTCGATGCACCTCGCCAGCCTCTTCGCCCGCCGGGTCGACGCCTCGCTGCGGGCCGCCTTCCCCGACGCGCCGTCGCCCGCCCTGGTCGAGGAGACGCTGCGGCTCGCCGGGCTGCTCCACGACGTCGGCCACGGCCCCTTCGGCCACTTCTTCGACCGCGAGGTGCTCGCCCACCACGGCATCGACCACGAGGACGTCGGCCGCCACCTGGTCACCGAGCAGCTCGGCGACCTGATCGACTCGCTCCGCGCCGGCCCCGGCGGCGGCTTCGCCTCCGGCGAGAGCGTCGACCCCCGCTGGGTGGCGTGGGTGATGGCGCCGGCGGAGATGGACGGCTATCAGCCCCCGGCATGGCTGCGCGCCTGCAAGCCGCTGCTCTGCGGGCCCGCGACCGTCGACAACCTCGACTACGTGCCCCGCGACGCCTACATGTGCGGGGTGAGCGCCGGCGCCGTCGACGTCCGCCGGCTGGTGCACTACACGTTCGTCAGCGGCGACACCGTGGTGCTCCACGGCCACGCCGCGGCGGCGCTGCAGATGTTCCTGCAGGCACGGCTCTACCTCTACACCAACATCTACTTCCACCGCACCGTGCGCCGCATCGACCTGTCGATGCGGGAGATCTTCGCCGAGACCGTCGAGCACCTTCTCCCCGGGAGCCCGCTCGACCACCTCGACGACTACCGCGCCCTCACCGACTGGTCGCTGCTGGAGGCGGTGGAGCGCTGGCGGCGCGCCCCGGCCGGAGGCTCCGAGCACCGCCTCGCCCAGGCCTGGGCGCGGATCACCGAGCGCCGCCTCCCCTGGCACCTCGCCTTCGAGATCAGCGCCCGCACCGGCACCGACCTCGGCGACCTTCGCGAGCGGATCGTCGACGCGCTGCCGGCGGCGCTGCGCGGGGTGCGCTTCGAGCTTGACGTCGCCAGCATCAGCGTCGCTCCCCACAACCCGATGGCCGAGGACGGCATGGTCGCCATCTGGGACCCGCTGCGCGGCGAGGTGCTGCACAGCCGCACCGCCGAGCTGGTGGCGCGACTGCCCCAGCACAGCCTCCAGATCCGGGTGTTCACCGACGACGAGCGCGCGGTGTCGGCACTGAACGCGGCGTCGGACGCGGTGCTCGGCTGAGCCGGGTGGCCCGCGGTGGCTCAGGAGCCGGCTCCCGGCGCTCCTGCGTCGAGCAGCTTCCTCGCATCGGCCAGGCTCATGTCCGCGGCGGGGACGATCAGGTCGGACGCCCGCACCTCGTCCCGGGGCAGCCGCTCACCCATGTCGTTCACGAAGGTCACGAGCCGGCGGGTCAGCCGCGAGAAGTCCTCGGCGCTGTCCTGCTCGATGGCGCGGGCGAGATCCTCGTCCAGCCCCTCCAGCGCGGAGCGGGCGTTGGCGGGGAGACGGTACTGGTCATCGCCGGCGATGCGCACGACGATGCCCGCCGCCTCCAGGCGGGGCCGCTCCGCCGGCGCCTCCAGGGCGAGCTGGCGCTTCATCTCCAGCAGCTGCCGGTCGACGGTGGCCTCGGCGGCGCTGATGCGCAGCCGGGCCTCGAGGTCGTCGCCGGGGCCGAGGGTGTCGAGCGCCCCGGTCTCGGCGAGCTGGCCGACGGCGGCCGCCCGCGCCCTCATGTCCGCCACCTTCCCCTGGGCACGATCGATCATCAGCGAGACGTCGGCCATCTGCTCGGAGAGGCCGGTCACCCCCTCCATCGCCCTGGTGCTCGCCTTCGCCGCCGAGTACTGCGCCTTCATGGTCTCGCGCTGGCCGCGGAATGCCTCGACCTTGCCACGGAGCCTCTCCCCCACCACCTCGAGCTGCTGCTCCTGCTGGCGCAGCTGCTCGATCTGCGGGTCGAGGCCATCGATCTGGACTCCCACCAGCTGGGCTCGGGAGAGGGCGGTGCGGGCGAGGTCGTCCTGCCCCTGCTCGACGGCGACGCGGGCGTGCCCCTGGAGGGTCTCGAACTGCTGCTGCAGGGTGTCGCGCTGGGCCTCGAGCCGCTTCTGCGAGGTGAGGACGTCGGCGATGCTGCGGCGCACCGTCTGCAGGTTCTCGAGCATCTTCTCGTAGGAGAGGTCGAGGGCCTCGGCGGGGTTCTCGGCCCTGTCGAGCACCCGGTTGGCCTTCTGCTGGAACACCATCTTGAGGCGGCGGACGACGCTCATGGACTCAAAGTACATCGCCAAGTACATCGCCGCGGCGCGCGATTGCCGTCAGCACCCGGTCCACCGCCTCCGCCGCGGATCCGGCGGTCACCACCCCGGGGTCGGGCCCGGCAGCGCCGGGGGCGCGCAGCTCCCAGGTGTGGAGGCCCACCACCGGCCGGCCGATCCGCAGCGCCAGGGCGATCTCGCTCAGGGTGCCATGGGCACCGCCGATCGCCACCACCGCTGCACAGGCGCGGACCAGCACGCCGTTGCGCAGCTCGCCGAGGCCGGTGGGGAGGGCGAGCCCGACCTCGGGAGCCGCCTCCTCGGGATCGTCGCCGGGCAGCAGCCCGACGCACAGCCCGCCCGCCGCCCGGGCCCCGCGGGCGGCGGCCGCCATCACCCCGCCGAGACCGCCGCAGAGCACCACCGCGCCCGCCTCCGCGAGGCCGCGGCCGACCGCCTCGGCGAGCCACTCCTCCTCCGCGGTGGCCCGACCCGGGCCGCAGACGGCGACCAGCGGGGCCCGGGCCATCAGCCGCCGGCGGCGAGGTCGGCGGGCGCGGCGGGAGGGGCGGCGACCGCGCTCGCCCGCAGCGGCCGGTAGGTGAGGTGGGCGAGCAGGGCGACGGCGGTGCAGATCAGCGCGGTGCCGGCGAAGAGC
This DNA window, taken from Candidatus Dormiibacterota bacterium, encodes the following:
- the thiD gene encoding bifunctional hydroxymethylpyrimidine kinase/phosphomethylpyrimidine kinase, whose translation is MSLPVACTVAGSDPSAGAGLQADLKTFAACGVYGASVVTAVTAQNTTGVGAVHLIPADVVAAQIDAVAADLAPAAWKTGMLGDAALVAAVAAGLRLHRAVNLVVDPVMRSTSGRALLSEPGVDALRTLLLPLATVVTPNRAEAAALTGRRVGTVAEAREAGWALCALGPRVAVVTGGDLPGARVVDVVCEVATGRCLELEHPRVPGRGTHGTGCTLSAAVAAFLARGTAPLDAVASARAYVRTALLRAPGLGAGHGPLGHLDPAPAVVVRAPLGEG
- a CDS encoding HD domain-containing protein is translated as MDAAARFGEVNLISDPLHGYIEITKSGHGAPGEQQLLDSGWLQRLRRIHQLQSAWWVFPTAEHSRFSHLLGSMHLASLFARRVDASLRAAFPDAPSPALVEETLRLAGLLHDVGHGPFGHFFDREVLAHHGIDHEDVGRHLVTEQLGDLIDSLRAGPGGGFASGESVDPRWVAWVMAPAEMDGYQPPAWLRACKPLLCGPATVDNLDYVPRDAYMCGVSAGAVDVRRLVHYTFVSGDTVVLHGHAAAALQMFLQARLYLYTNIYFHRTVRRIDLSMREIFAETVEHLLPGSPLDHLDDYRALTDWSLLEAVERWRRAPAGGSEHRLAQAWARITERRLPWHLAFEISARTGTDLGDLRERIVDALPAALRGVRFELDVASISVAPHNPMAEDGMVAIWDPLRGEVLHSRTAELVARLPQHSLQIRVFTDDERAVSALNAASDAVLG
- a CDS encoding PspA/IM30 family protein, with amino-acid sequence MSVVRRLKMVFQQKANRVLDRAENPAEALDLSYEKMLENLQTVRRSIADVLTSQKRLEAQRDTLQQQFETLQGHARVAVEQGQDDLARTALSRAQLVGVQIDGLDPQIEQLRQQEQQLEVVGERLRGKVEAFRGQRETMKAQYSAAKASTRAMEGVTGLSEQMADVSLMIDRAQGKVADMRARAAAVGQLAETGALDTLGPGDDLEARLRISAAEATVDRQLLEMKRQLALEAPAERPRLEAAGIVVRIAGDDQYRLPANARSALEGLDEDLARAIEQDSAEDFSRLTRRLVTFVNDMGERLPRDEVRASDLIVPAADMSLADARKLLDAGAPGAGS